Below is a window of Synechococcus sp. RSCCF101 DNA.
GCAGGGCATCGTGGGTCGGCTGCCGGTAGGCCGGATTGATGACATCGCGGTCGTCGATGCCCCCGAGGTCGTCGATGCCGGCCTCCAGCGCCCGGGGCAGCTGATCGATGGGCCAGAGGTTGGCGGGCAGCTGCAGATGGATGGAGCCCGGCAGCAGCGCTCTGGCCATCACCACCGCATCGAGAACGTCGGCCCGCTCTCGCCTGTTGAGCGGCTGGGCCGCGGCATCGCCCGGCCGCCAGGGCTGCAGGATCACCTCCTGGATGTGGCCGAAGCGGTCCTGGAGTCGGGCGATCAGCGTCAGGGCCCGCTCCCGGTCCGCCGCCGACTCGCCGACACCGAGCAGCAAGCCTGTGGTGAAGGGAATCCCGAGCCGACCGGCCTGAGCGATCTGATCGATCCGCACCGATTCCGCCTTGCTGGGCGCGCGTCGATGCAGCGCCGCGTAGGCCGGCCCCAGTCCCTCGAGCATCAGACCCATGGATGGATTGAGGCGGCCGAGGGCGGCCATCTCCGCCAGGCTGAGCGGACCCGCGTTGGTGTGGGGCAGGCGGCCGGCCATCAGGGCAAGCCGGCTGAGGCGAACCAGGCGGGCGAACCAGGCGGCGCGCTGCGGCGAGCCCGGAGCCACTTCGCCCGAGAGCAACAGGATCTCAGCGGCCTCGGGGCGTGCCCGCATCGCCTCGACGGCCTCGCCATCCGCAAGGGGATCGGCCTGGGTCGGGGGCAGGCGGAAACCGCAGTAGGCGCAGTCGTTGAAGCAGCCTCGGGTGGGGACGAGGGTCAGCGCGGGACTGAAGGTGACGGCCGAGCCCACCTGCCCCCGCCTCCCGATCCTTAAATCCATGTAACGAACCCGCAATGTTCTGTTACAGTCGTTGTGGACGTGGGACGGGTTTCCGCCCGCGCCCCTTCCATCCCGCCTGCTGGCGGGGCTGGGTTTCGCCCCGGTTCCGTTGCAGACATCTTTTCCGATCTCATGACCACCACCATTCAGCAGCGCTCCGGCGCTTCGGTGTGGGACCAGTTCTGTGCATGGGTCACCTCCACCAACAACCGTCTGTATGTCGGTTGGTTCGGTGTGCTGATGATCCCCACGCTGCTGGCCGCCACCATCTGCTACATCGTCGCCTTCATCGCGGCACCCCCCGTCGACATCGACGGCATCCGTGAGCCGGTTGCCGGCTCGCTGCTTTACGGCAACAACATCATCTCCGGTGCTGTTGTGCCTTCGAGCAACGCCATCGGCCTGCACTTCTACCCCATCTGGGAAGCCGCTTCTCTGGATGAGTGGCTGTACAACGGCGGTCCTTACCAGCTGGTTGTCTTCCACTTCCTGATCGGCGTCTTCTGCTACATGGGCCGTGAGTGGGAACTCTCCTACCGCCTGGGCATGCGCCCCTGGATCTG
It encodes the following:
- the cofG gene encoding 7,8-didemethyl-8-hydroxy-5-deazariboflavin synthase subunit CofG, which produces MGSAVTFSPALTLVPTRGCFNDCAYCGFRLPPTQADPLADGEAVEAMRARPEAAEILLLSGEVAPGSPQRAAWFARLVRLSRLALMAGRLPHTNAGPLSLAEMAALGRLNPSMGLMLEGLGPAYAALHRRAPSKAESVRIDQIAQAGRLGIPFTTGLLLGVGESAADRERALTLIARLQDRFGHIQEVILQPWRPGDAAAQPLNRRERADVLDAVVMARALLPGSIHLQLPANLWPIDQLPRALEAGIDDLGGIDDRDVINPAYRQPTHDALRRCVAQAGRRLEARLCVHREWQRWLSGPLRHAAEVTEQLLASRHHRF